In Aedes albopictus strain Foshan chromosome 3, AalbF5, whole genome shotgun sequence, the genomic window CCAAATATTTTACCTTTAGACAAAGCAGTATTTTAGTTTCCCCCAAGTAAATATCTGGAATTTTACATTTCCTTCTTTGTGTAAACGGAATAATAGCAGTTTTTTGAGGATTTATGGATaactttttcaaatttaccaCGAACTATAATGACTATATCATCTGCGAATCCAATTATTTCAAATCCTTGCTCTTCAAGGTTTGACAATAGTTCATCTACTAGTAATGACCACAAAAGAGGTGAAAGAACACCTCCTTGAGGACAACCTTTAACGGTTCTCACTGTAATTGTTGAATGTCCATGGCTACTTATTATTTCACGTTTTTGCAGCATTTCAACTATCCAATTTACAACAGTTATATCAAATCTACGTTTATTCATCACATTCTTCATTGAACTGTGAGAAGCAttgtcaaatgctccttctatatcaAGAAAAGTAGCCAACATCATCTCCTTGGCTTCAAAAGTTCTCTCAATTTTAGTTACTAGAGTATGAAGTGCCGTTATTGTTGATTTTCCTGGCTGGTAAGCAAATTGGTGTTTGTTTAAAGGAATCGATtttaaatattttgatttaatatagtcatcaataagtttttccatTACTTTTAACATGAATGACGAAAAGCTAATGGGACTAAAtgattttgaattatttttatccTTTTTATTAGCTTTAGGAATAAATACAACACGTACTTGTCGCCAGTTCTTAGGGATATAGTTTAACCTCAAACTAGCTTTAAACATTTCAGTTAAACAAGGAATCAATATTCCCTTGCTTTTCTGGATCATCACTGGACGAATCTCATCTGTGCCTGGTGACTTATATGGTTCAAATGCATGCACTGCCCACTCAACTCTTGCTTGAGTAAAAATGCAACTTGCTAGATCTTGCATGTTTGCCCTGGTCATTTGTTGCCCAGTGCTTGTAACAATTTCACTAGGTCTGGCAGACTCAACTCAAAACTGGCAGAGATCCTGGAAAATGCACTTGCATCATCAAGTTCAAAGTTTCTTTTGCGTTAGAAGTAAAACATCCGTTATTATTTTTAAGAGTACCAAGTCCATTACAATGATCTTTAGATAAAACCTTTTGCAATCTAGCCATTATtggagtactttcaatgttttcacaggTGTGCCTCCAGTTTTGACGTTTAGACCTTCTTATTTCTACGTTATACAGAGTTAATGCCTTTTTATATTCATCCCACTGTGAATTACGCTTAGCTCTATTAAACATCTTTCGAACTTGTTTCCTTAAATGTTCTAGcctggtattccaccagggaacaTCCCTATTTGTGGATCGTTCCTTGAGTGGGCAACTGCTATTGAAAGCATGAATTATTCTATTTGTTACTAAATTAGAAGTGGTTTCAAGATCGTCGCATGTGTGGatagaattttcaagaaaattgccACCCGCTTGCAGATTAGAGTAGCAGAGCTCCCAGTTTGTTTTCCTGGGATCCCTGAAAGTTTCTTTAATAATATCCTTAGCTTAATATTCAAATATTATGTATTTATGATCAGATAGTGATATTTCATCGGAAACATGCCAATTTTGTATGTTTTCCGAGAGTGTGTTACTACAGAGTGTTAGATCTAAAACTTCTTGTCGTATAAAATTCATGAAAGTGAAATTGTTACCTTGATTACAAATATCAATATTATTCACAGTTAAATACTCCAATAAATACTCACCTCTTGTATTGATGTCTGTGCTgttccaaaccgtgtgatgcgcgttAGCATCACATCCAATAATAAATGAGTTGTTCTTTGATTTGCAAAATTTAACGAATTCTGAAACTACAGGGAGAGGCACATCGTCTACATCCCCTGGAAAATATGCAGATGCTACGTAGATTTCTGTTTTCCCACGCGTAGTAGGAATTTCCATAGCTGCAGCAACAATATCCCGTTTTACGAATTCTGAAATGGGAATCAGGTTAACATTCCCATTTACAAGGATAGCAGTCCTTGGGAACTGCTCTGTATCATCGAAAATTAACAAGATTTTGTGTTAATACCCTATACTTTTCCATTAACCGCCCACGGTTCCTGGATGAAGGCAAGATCTAGTTGGCTCTGAATAAATTTCCTACAAAGTACATACAGCACTTGCACCCTTTGCATGATGGAGATTTATTTGgatgaatttgatgttgttttttttttgttttttgggtACTTTGACTCCTTCCCCAGAAAAAGTTACGCATTCTTTCGACAGTTGGATGTCGCCTGCCGAAATTTCGATCTTTCGAAAATCATGTTGTTGAAGAGTTCGTACAGTAACTTGGTCCCTGCTTGATCCTGGAATTTGTTGATTTATGGTGTTTCCGCCCATGTTATCATCTCCAGTTCTTTCCTTTTAGTACTGTTAACCTCTTCAATTTGACGCTGAGTCCTTCCAGTATTAGGGACTTCACTTGTACCTGGGACTTTCTGATTAGTGATGGTATTCACTTCATCGTCACCAGTTTGAGAAGTCTTACTGTTAGCCTCAACACTTTCACTAACTTCGACGTCCATCGTATCAGTGTCAACTTTTTTGGGAGTTTTTTCCTAATCGGAGCATTCCCAAATTTGTAATCCAAAACAAATTCACATTCCTTCAATGTTTTCATAGATACTGCATCAACGCTAAATGTAAGTTCTACATGGCGTTTATTAATgatctttctcaaaaatatttttcagcTGTCAACTACTAAGCCATCATTCTGAGACTCCAGAAgagcaaaaatttcttcattgCTATCTTAGGCGCTcataaaaaaacgatcaaatctgactatacatgtcaatggttgctactccgtgattgatctgagctggtaccaattgcactgagatccaaatgaataagggctgggacactccacttattctcaaagtgcaattctagcagctcatacattttggatcaataccggcgccggccacgtccttatagtcagttgggaagggaaaggaatgttagagtgtgctggttgttgctactaaagaccgagatcacctctgcatccccacacccagcacggactggggtatttgttagtcggaaaggatgggagatctgggagtaaccgttgggtcggtgatgcgatccatggataggggttatttttatagtgtatagattgtgtggtgaatgaggtaaataaggtcaagcggcacagcacgctttggttgcataacttgtaggcgttatatacactgtgctgtgagtggaaattggaagggagggaaacgacttttttccaattcgtttctggttctagcgatggctatgaacatatgaatatacatatgagttgtatatgtagagaagagagagagagtgagaggaagtggatagaaagatacaaagtaggatgaaaagggacgggccatgaccttctgcatacgaatcagaagcggtagccactagaccaccaagcccgtctgcattgctatctttggcgctcattggaaaaaagccaattaaagtttCCGGTTGTGGAATTTGATTCTCATCAACCGCAACAAGTTCCGCACCCTCTCAAGGAGTTATGTTTGAAATTGTATTCTTTAGCCAGTCAGATGTTTCCTGTTTTTTACAAATTATGATTAGGTAGCCAGGCCTAATCAAGCAGTTTCCAAATTTGGGTTTAATCTTTTCTTTGCGTTGATGGATCACATTACTGAGGACAGCTTTCTGTATTGCCATCAACTGCTCAAACGTAAGTTCTGTGTTCGGGTAGTCCTTTGACAATATGCCTCCTTCACACTAGCTAGAGCTTCCTTGTAGGATGGTTTGTTTCTGCCCTCTGTACTTTTGGACTGTCCAAAAGGTTCCGCCCCACATTGCTCCAAATGATTTTGCACCGATTTCCCACCCATAGGCAGTTTTGATCCCGagggattacttcaggtattctttcagagtttcctccaggattttgcgaGGGCTATTTCAGAGGGATGTAGGAATGAGGTGATTTCTTCAATAGTGCAACGAGCCATTGTATCAAGTATGGTAAAATGTGctacagtaggcaggaaaatacaACTCCCTTATGAAAAGATTCTGATCCAACTAAAAATCGAACCCAGATActctcgaattaaaaaaaaatgaatagtaAGAAAACATTTTGGAGATAAGCATCTCTGTAGTAAGCATTTACCAAAATATgagtactttcataaaattggaTCGACAACAGATTTTGAAGCGTTTTACACCAATTTTTTAGATAACGCGacgtttttttaaataacgcgttTTCTACGCGGTTTTCTAAGCGTCGTAAAAATACTTCAGTGTATTAGAAAACATGTTTCTAATAGACACTGTGTGTTGGTTTATTGGTATATTGAGAGATTAACTATCGAAAACTATCGCGATCTGGTGGGATTTGGCCCACGACAACACATCCACTaggcactttaaccaactaagccacagagcgGGTTGAAAATCTGTGGATCACAAAGCTCAACTGAATCTGAACCCACATCTCTAATCGAATTGCACCGGACGCAACACCAGTAGTTACACATGAAGATTAACCACAAGTGGTATATTTTTATCCCTTGTACAGCTAATCTTGAACAAACGGATATCCGGTATACTGATTTTTTCGTCAGTTTGATAAACAACTTGAGTGAATCAATCTGAACGATCGATTTTTAATATCGGTTGATTGCAGAAACGGAAACAAATATTTGCTCAATTCCGAGTGCTTTtgagcttataacacatactctTATTATATGTACTAAGAAAGTACAATGCGATTGCTCAGCATGTGATTAAAGTAATACTTTCCAGCGGGCAAGCGGTCAACCACATATAAGTgtgtccatttttttttttttgtaatttcttggAATTGATTGGCACACTTACATTTAGATAAGATAAACTAATTGATAGGGAGCCAAGCCACTTGAAATCAACTAGATAGTGAATTATATAAAAACAATCCACTACCAACCATCGGCATCAGTGTCTAGTCCAACAGTTCAACCCAGCAAACGAGTAGCTCAGCAGCAGTCCAAGATGTTCAAACCAACCAGTTTCGGAATTGCCCTGTTTGCTTTGGCCTTCGGAGTGGCCATCGCCAGCGTCGAAGAAGAACATGCACAGATCGAGGCCAAGATTGAAATTGTCCAAGATATCGCAGCCTTCAAGGCTGCTCATCCGGAACTGGACGTCGTCCCATTGGAAGTTTCTGGAAGTGCCCGTCAACAAATTGTTTACACCCTGGGAAACCGATTGTCGGGTTCGTAGAGCTTGAATGCTTGAACATTCAGCAGGAAGTGTAACATTCTCATTTTCAATGTAGGTGACCGATTGGTAGCAACCAGTCAGGATGGCGCATCGTGGGCCACCTTGCAGGACGTGACGTTGAACTTGCGCTACCCACAGGCTGGAACCGGAGCGGTCGTCAGCTATGTGCAAGTGGTGGTCAACCAGAGCTCCAACCAAGGACGGGGATACGTGGTGAGTGGAGGAGTCGGTCAGCGCTACATTCAACTGGTGATTGAAGCATACTCTACCAGCTACTTCCAGTACAATGCTCAGATTTATGGATATTGAATGTGATCTTCAATTCGTCATATAACGTTTGAGTTAAATAAATGTTTTGAATTGAAGAAAAATGGAAAGGTAACAATGTAATGTgatttaataaaacaaaaatctcggtgcttaaaaatatttaaaaaacacATCTTACCTTTTTTTGTTAACTGTCATACAAAAACTTTCTAAGCTTCTTATGAAATGACAGTTTAGATATTTACATTCTAGAACTTGCCAGTAATTACATTAACCTTACAAATTATTACGCCTAATTAAGTTATCAACGCGCTCCAACAGTTCGATGTTAGGGGCTCAACCGGCTACTCTGCAGCTCTATCGATGAATCGCCATTAATCGCGTTTTAACAACTTCATTAAGCTTTAACGCTATCTTTAAAGCTATCTCGCTAGCCAATGTTCTCGGCCGCGGGTGCCATCATTTATGAAATCAATATTGGCGCCGGCAAACGGTTTGCTACGTATACTCAGGCCGATAGTAAAAGGTTGCCTTTGAAAGCGATCCCCGGCGATATTGAGTTGAACACGTGCGCCGAACGAACCGTGTGCGGATATTTACAAGCTAAACGATTCCAATTATGTGTATTTTAAAAGCCTCATTTATTAAATTAGCTTCTCCCTTTCATCGCGGGAGAACTCGGTCGTTCTACGCATAACCGCCTCTTGTAGATAGTATGTTGCACACAGAACGTAGGACAATTGTGCACATAATGGCAAATATTGCAGAGGATAAAAGCCGCATCAGAGAAGAGAAGGccatctcccgagtcagaaattgataaatatttcatgctgttggtcgcgacacctagcggttgaagccacactttttacacggaaaatttcaaccgtgttgacacgaaaaagcaaagtacttcggaggcaggtacaccaactcaaaaactgattcgcaaaaaaaatgtgtttaacaagaatgtatttcggggacacagtcaaagttgcttatctcCTGAAACCGTAAATAGGGTACGCGATGCAATAGTGATGGAAATATGTATGAAACCGTTATGATAATCAAGAATAATTGTtaaaacaccattattatgctttataacagcctgcaattgcaaaaacatctttggtacgtgcaccatattattgcaatagtggtcgaaacaacaattgatatgctctcaatgaaacaaaatttcgaagaataagataatttatcatcgatatgacgtcatcagttcattaattttgattatacctgaaataatcaatacactttgagccatgcagttgttttgacgtttatacacgatggaaacgaaatgggtagaaacaaaataaatcgagtcgacttttcacgcctaaaatttatcacttttcgtgtgttcggtttgttctgagatgcccttctcttctctggccGCATGCTAACAGGACGAATGGTATTGATTCCCGGTACATTACACAGGCGAAACATTGGATAATCATAAGTTAATACGATGGCAAGGTAAATAGTAAAACATAGGCTTAAGAATAAAGTTATGAAGAGTAAATTTATTGTGATACCATGATCGTAAATATAATAACATAAGGGAGGATTACTTTTTTATAATCCGCAGGTTGACCAACTTCGCTACCAGCTCAGCATTGCTTATTTCGTCTAATATAGAAATAAAAGGATAGTGACCACTCTTCATTTCAGTCTACAGGTACCACATGGTGGGAATCAAGGTAACACGCACATCCCAAAGTATGAGTCGGGTTTAGCCGATCTCTTTCAGTCAGAGTGTAAAAACATTGCAGATTCAAAGCGAATATTGACATTTTATGTTTTCATTCGTGTGTTACAGCATTTATTGTCAGCTTAATGCCTCGCTTTTTTCATTCACTCTTCGGTCATGAATGTTTTCCTCTCAGATTGTAAATGTCCAATTTCGAGTAACAGATGTACAATTtgacttaaccgttatgtgtccgacaaactttttgcttttttctacaccgtgcttttttaaAAGGGATTAATCACTAAACACAAGTGTTGTGGAATATAATCGGGAGTTATGGTCGAGTTATCTGTCTCACTCAAAATTTTcaatgacagaaaaatgaatgaataagtgggAAAATTCATTCATCAAAATGAATATTAATTTAATCCCTGGtgtagaattttcaaaattcacgttgaatgtACTCATTGACAATGGACATTCAGAGCTATGCTTTCAGCTAATTTTCCTCGATATGGAGCAACCAAATAGATGAGCATTGGTTTTGTTCCATGGTGGATCTTGATCAGATTTTAAGTCTCCGCATTGCTGGGAAGCTTCTTTCTGTGTAGTAGAAATAGCAGAACACGTTTTAACCTTATAAAAGCTTTGTCATGATCGTTCAATCGAAATTCTTGCGAATAAATCAGCGTTCCACTTTATTTTCTTTTAAGTTATCTTAAATCCCTAAATGGTAGGTTTTTAGACAAACacttgtttaaaaaaataaaatggaaatatTGAAAGTTCGTGATTGGAATATTGTCGACAATTTTAACccacgaacgatcgcgctgttgtattttgtacaacacgttgaaaaaatctcgctttttgtactcagcattagcgtggtgctgacgcaggtagtcaaccgcgcgagttacggaaggttaagtccgCATCTCAAGGTCtagtacacgcaaaacaagataagctaccaaaaattgagatatgccttttctaccaatttatgtattaacaCACGGtttcatagcttccataccactacacacaaacacctccattcaaacccgagaagttgaaccgggttgcgtctaaaaataactttcgcttcgctgctgagtttcgcgtcctattgtctacatggaattttccacttgcaaacagcaacctgctggatgcgggcttttcagtgcacaatgggtctagagtcgtatttacgaagacaaaaatgtttctgccaagttctgccatttcttttttttttcattattgtcaaatgattacggtcaatcaagtgtggcttatccaaaaatctgctgattaatcattctctatacaatatcagaatgttttacaaagttatagcaaatttacaaaaataaaacattcgattgatttgatcgatttgtctttattaaagagactttcagcccttggataaaacattcgaatcattacaacttttcgaaaagttttcaataaattgcaacttttttgcctttggtcatattttagtcgagtccaacgatacatgaagaccaatacattagtcataaactttcaaaatttaatttaattcggttcgcttagtcctaaggtacagtaatttgataaacggaagtcaaaaactagatatagatagaagggctctaatttagtgtaaagttgaataatcaatcaagcccaaatttgcaccaattaaatcaaactcgttgaggaacaagtaatcaaaatagttttggtggactttataaaaggatacaacttgctaaaaatgttttaggcattttttaaaacttagcatgcttttgtatataccactaggcggtgctagaggtcaagcaaattttaaatttaatatatctcagaattctggtcacttacaaagttggtgtctttgacaatgttgtttcgtaggtcaagggcttacagttaatggtccacttgtttcgaaattttgccacaaggaagtgcaagttacacatttgcaaaattatggaaatgaatgttttttttcgtaaagcaatcaaaaagctgtaatatagttttctttgaacatatttaagtcaagtcaaaggtttttcaaagagctatatattagtcataaatgtgcaaaatttcatttcattcggttcacttaatccagagatatagcactttaacgaagaacactcaaatatgaaacattttactagagtcgctccaacttcatgtaaaactatccaatcgagctcaaatttgtaccatttatagctaattagttgtgcaactagcagataaaatttgagaatattccctacatattatagaaagttacaggttgctgaatatattcgagataataagtaaaagatacatgcttcttctaatttgcaactagcgccgtctactggcagaatcctgaaccaatcagctaatcaactgaaacgccctaataaaccaaacaacattgccgaagaaaccaattttctaagtaatcagagttctgagatatatggaatataataattaatttatcgtcagcgctacctagtggtagaattttgaatcaaacggcccatcaccagtaaaaccttggctggcctaacaactttgccaagtataccgaatatttaagtaatcatggtgctaagatgtacggtacggaaatttcgccagtgctacgtcttgctgtctgtgacatctgtcataccagagacaaacagacgtaacactgatgaaatgtttataccaaatatctcatcatcctggttacttagagagttggtgtcttcggcaatattatttggctggtcaagaactaacaaatgatgagccgtttgattcaaaattccaccacaaggcagcgctagtgagcaaacaaatattatattccatatatctcaggactcagatcacttagaaatttgatgtcttcggcgatgttgttaggttggttacggccgctcagttgattagctgattggttcaaggttctgtcagtaggcggcgctagttacgaattaattgaagcatgcaacttttatttattatttcaaatatattcagcaagctgtaactttttcaaaaatgcaccaaatattctcaaatttttcctgccagttgcacaactagtaagctataaacggtacaaatttgggctcgattggataactttacataaaattggagcaactctaataaagtagttcatatttgagtgttcttcgtttaattgctatatctctggatcaagtgaaccgaatgaaatgcgacattgcacaattatgactaatacatagctctttgaaaaacctttgacttgact contains:
- the LOC109427046 gene encoding uncharacterized protein LOC109427046; translated protein: MFKPTSFGIALFALAFGVAIASVEEEHAQIEAKIEIVQDIAAFKAAHPELDVVPLEVSGSARQQIVYTLGNRLSGDRLVATSQDGASWATLQDVTLNLRYPQAGTGAVVSYVQVVVNQSSNQGRGYVVSGGVGQRYIQLVIEAYSTSYFQYNAQIYGY